TCGCGGTCGTCGTCGTCGACGAACGCGGGGTCGATAAGCGACGCAACCCGAGCCGCCAGCTCTTCAAAGTCAACGGGCTTCTGCAGGATCTCGTCGATGCCTCGTCGCCGCAGGTCTTCCACCAGCCGCGGCTCCGCCAGACCGGTCAGCACGACGATCTTCGGCCGGTTTGGCCAGGACAGCAGCTCGGCAGCCAGGGCGTGTCCGTGGACGCGGGGCATACGGAGGTCGGTCACCACCGCGTCGTACGGGTACCGGCCCGCCAGCAGCATCGCCTCCTCGCCGTTGCACGCCACGTCACACTGCAGCGAACGCTTAGCCAACGCGCGCGAGGCAAGCTCGCGCACATACGGCTCGTCGTCAACCACGAGGGCTCGGTATCCGGTGAATTCCATGTTGGCGTGTTCGCTCTGAGCGAGGCCTTGCGGCCGAAGGGTACTACTCCGTGGCCATCGGGTCGTAGCGCATAGCGGCTGCTAGCCCCGCCGCCAACGCTGCGGCGTCCAATGGCTTCTGCAGCACGTTGATGTCGTCCATGTCCGCCAGATCCTGCTTGACCACGTGCCGGACGCCCGCGGTGACGACACACGGCAGGCTGGGTGCAACGGCCTTGAGCCCGGCAAGCTCGTCTCGCAGCGCCGCGGTACGTGCGTCGACATCCGCAAGTAGCAGGTCAAACGTGTCTGGGCGGACGCCCAGCACTTCGCGCGCAGCGGCGATGCCGTCGGAGCACGTGACGCGGCAGCCGATCGACTCGAGCATCCTCCGCGTCGACTCTCGGAATGGCGACTCAGGAGCGGCGAGTAGGACTCGTCGGTTAGGGCGGGTTTCAGGGGACCGGTCGACCTCCGTCCCCTTAATCAGCGGCAAATAGATGGCGAAGGTCGTGCCGACGTTGGGCGTCGTATGCAGTTCTACGTGGCCACCGAAGGCCTCCACGGCGCCTAGCACCGAGGGCAGGCCCAGCCCGGATCCCTTGCCCACCTCCTTGGTTGAGAAGAACGGCTGGAAGATCTTCTCGACTAAGTGGCTGGGTACCCCGACGCCCGTGTCGGTGACCAGGATGCGGGCGTACCCGCCTGGTTTGAGTTCGCCAACCGTCGCCCCGTGCTCCGCTGCTAGCCAGAACGGGTGGAATTCGATCGTCAGCTCACCGACGCCGTCCATCGCGTCGCGGGCATTGATGGACAGGTTCAGCAGCGCCTGCCGTAACGCGGTCTCATCGGCGAGGACCGTGAGCGGCTCTTCGCACGTTCGACAGGTGAGGACGATCCCGCTCCCAATGATCGGCCTAACCAGTTCCGTCACTGCGGCCACGACGGCGCCGACGTCCACGAGATGCTCGTCTTGCTCTTCGGACCCCGCAAAGTTGAGTAGCCGCCCGGTAAGTTCGGTTGAGTGCCCAACCGCCAGCAACGCCTTGGCGAGGTCTTGGGCCGCGTCGGACTCAGGTGGCAGGCTTCTCGATGCGCATTCGATGTAGCCCCGGACGGCCTGCATGAGGTTGTTGAACTCGTGCGCGATACCGCCGGCAAGGCAGTCCAAAGCGTCTAGTCGCTGCCTTCGGTAGAAACGCTTCTCACGGTCCCGCAACGCTTCAGCGGTTGCTCTGTAGCCAGTGATGTCCTTGATCGAACCCGCGACCGAGTACGAGCGCCCCTCGTCGTCTCGATAGGCGGCTGCCTGGGCCCGCACCCACAAGAACTCACCACTTTGAGCCTGCAGGCGGAACTGCATGTCGAAGGGCCTGCCCGCCTCGCAGCACTCGTGCAGCTGCTCGGCGACCGGCAAGCGGTCGGACGGGTGCAGGAGCCTGGTGAAGTCTCGGCCCGCCGCCGTATCGGCGACGCTGTACCCCAGCAATCGCCAGAACTGTGGGGCGCACCAAGTCTCGCCGTTTGGACGCCATTCCCACAGGCCATCGCTAGACGCTCCCAGCGCCCTCTCCCAGGGGTCTCTGGGGGTCCATTCACCGCACACAGATTGAGGCAGCACCTGAGAGCACATCGGATCGGGACGGAGACCTTCAAGGGTATCGGTTCAGCGCCCCGGCGCAATGCCGAGGGCTGCCATACGTGTAGGTCGGACGGCGGCCGAGGGAGGTGGAATACCGGTCAACCCACAGCTAAATGCGTAGATGCCGCTGGGCTGGCGGAGCAGAGCCACAGCGGCATCCGTCGTGACGCCGTCGAATAGGCGCGGCCGGCACAGCCCGAGGAATCGGAGCAACTGGATTCTTAAGCAACTTTTTGCAGGGGCCCGCTAGCGGCGTATGTTTGCACGACGCTCTACACCGGCCCAACCGGTTGGACGAGCGTTACACGAACCCTGATGCGTTCGACACCACCCACGGCCGAGCAAGACCCATGGCGGCTAGTTCACCACTACCCTGGATGCTGATCAACCTGCTGTTCGCCTGCCTGGCGATCGGGATTGGGTTCGTTGCTGGCGCGTTCTTCTTTGGTGGGAAGAAACGCCCCGGCGACGACGATCAGGGCAACGCCCAGGAGGTGGCGCTCGAGAAACGCCTAGCGCTCGAGCGGGCGCTGCTGGCCACCGGCCAGCTGCACGACATCGCCACCGGCGTGGCGTCTGACGTCGGCAAGCACTCGCGTTGCGTCGAGCAGATCTCACGCGACCTGCGCGCCGCCGAAGACGCCCACGGCGTGGTGGACCAGTCCATCGTCACCACGGCGCTGACACGGATTGTCTCGGCCAACGACATGCTCCAGAAGAAGCTCGAGAAGGCCGAGAAGCAGATCAAGGCCCAGGCGGCCGAGATCGCGATCCACGAGAGCGAGGCCCGCACCGACTCGCTCACGAGCCTGGCCAATCGCCGCGCGTTCGACGACGAGCTCAAGCGGCGGTTCGCCGAGTGGGAACGCAAGCAGACGCCGTTCTGCCTTGTGATCCTCGACGTCGACCACTTCAAGAACTTCAACGACACCCACGGCCACCAGGCCGGAGACGAGGTGCTCAAGCGGGTCGCGGCCGCGATGCGCAAGAGCACCCGCACAATGGACATCCCGTGCCGCTACGGCGGTGAGGAGTTCGCCATCGTGCTGCCGGCCACGTCGCTCCACGACGCCATGGCGCTCTCCGAACGAGTCCGGACGGAGATCGAGGGGGGCGTTCTCGAACACGAGGGCAAGAACCTCAAGGTCACCGCCAGCATCGGCGTGGCTCAGATTAGCCAGGGCGACGACGCTAAACGCATCCTCCGCCGCGCGGACGACGCGCTCTACATCTCCAAGGACGAAGGCCGTAACCGCGGCTATGTGAACATCGAGGGCGAGTGCTACGCGGTGCTCGACAGGATGGCCCAAGAAAAAGAGAAGAAAGAGAAGGCGGCCGAGAAGCCGGCCGTCGGGCACCTGCTCGATCAGCTCCCAAGCCGCACGGTGTTCGTCAACCAGCTGATGCAGCGCGTCGCCGAGTCGCAGCGCAGCGGCACGCCGCTCTCGGTGCTGGTGGTCGGCCTCGATGGCGCGGGCGAGATCCAGGCCAACTACGGCGAGAACGCGAGCCGCTGCCTGCTGGATTCGGTGGCCCAGTTCTTGATCAGCACACTCCGAGAGATGGACACCGTCTGCATGCTGGCCGCCGACCGGTTCGGCGTGCTGCTGCCCAACACCACCGCCGCCGACGCAGAGGTTATCGCCCGTCGGGCCAACTCGGCGCTCTCGCTCTGCGCCGTGCCGGTTGGCGACCAGAACCTCACGCTCGACGCGCGGTTCACGTACACCACCGTGCAGGAGTTGGAGACCGCCACGCAGTTGCTGTCCCGCGCCGAGTCGGCGCTGGCAGACGTGACCGACCAGGACGAACCGCTGCTGGTGTAGCTCTTGTCTCAATGGTGGAACCGCTGACGCGGCGTAAGCCGCGACGGGGCAGGGCGGCCGCGCGAAACGAGCTGCCACGCGGCGGTTGCGTGCCGTGTGAAGGCGCTCTTCAAAAAACCTGGCAGGAATTCCAGGCGCCCCCATTGAGATAGATTCAAGGTGTGCTATTATCCTGCCGATGCAGTTGATTCTCGGGGTCACCCGAGTCCAGCAGCATCCTTCTTTCGCTTGGCCAACGGGGCCGCGGACACGGTTAGAGAGCACGCCTCTCTGCCGCCAGCCGCACCCGGTAAGCTGGCCAGCGACAAAGGCCGCGGAATGGAGAGCCGCCAAAATCTTTTTTGGATTTCTCCCCAAAGGCCTTTGACAAGGAAGCGAACACGCGGTAGTATTCTCGTTTCCCCAGTGCAGCCAAGCGGCCGCCGGGGGTAAGGCCTCCTGAGGCCCTATCCCCGCCAGCCGCGAAAGTCGCGGGGAAGCAATCCCGGCAGATTGTGGCCGGGGCCGATGGTAAAGTCCGTCACCTTCGGGTGGCGGCCAGAGCCGCGGCCAAGCGATCTTTGACAATTTGGTAGAAGCAAGAGTGGCATCTTCGACGGGAAGGTTGCCGTGCTCCCAAGCACGGCTGTGTTTGCCTTCCCGCCGAGCTCTTAGATTTGAGAAGCGTTACTCTCCGTCAGCCGTTTCGGGCTTAGGCCCGAGGGGTGGATCATCCTTAGGCTGACGGAATAGTAGTGCATTAAGCCGGTTCTTGGTTCGCGTGGCTCTGTTGGGTTCGCCCGGCGGCGGCACGAGGAGTGAGAGCTTTGGATTAATGTAGCCAAGCTACTAAGAGCGCATGGGGGATGTCTTGGCATCAAGAGAATGGGCGTGGAAGTCTGCGAAATGCCTGGGGGAGTTGACAAACAAGCGATGATCCCGGGATTCCCAATCGAACGCAGTGAACTGAAACATCTAAGTAACTGCAGGAGAAGAAAGAAAACTCGATTTCGTAAGTAGCGGCGAGCGAAAGCGAAATAGCCCAAACCGCGGGGGTCTCCCCTGCGGGGTTGTAGGATCACTCACATGGGAAGTTGTGTGGTAGCAGAACCATCTGGAATGTTGGACCACAGGGGGTGAAAGTCCCGTAAGCGAAACTTACACAACCTACCGAGTGACACCTGAGTAGGTCGGGTCACGTGAAACCCCGACTGAATCTACGGGGACCATCCCGTAAGGCTAAATACTACTTGATGACCGATAGTGAATCAGTATGGCGACTGAAAGATGAAAAGAACCCCGTCGAGGGGAGGTAATGAACCTGAAACCATGCGCTTACAAGCGGTCGGAGCACTATACCTTCGGGGATGTGTGACGGCGTGCCTTTTGCATAATGATCCGGCGAGTTACCGTTTGCGGCTTGGTTAAGGCCTTACGGGCCGAAGCCTCAGGGAAACCGAGTCTTAATAGGGCGCATTGTCGTTGGCGGTAGACGCGAAACCTGGTGAACTACCCATGAGCAGGTTGAAGCGCGGGTTGTACCGCGTGGAGGACCGAACCCACTTAGGTTGAAAACTGAGGGGATGACTTGTGGGGAGGAGTGAAAGTCTAATCAAACCAGGAGATAGCTCGTTCTCTCCGAAATAGCTTTAGGGCTAGCGTCGAGCCACTATGTGTTGGGGGTAGAGATACTGATTTGGTTTGGGGCCCTTCGCGGGGTACCCTGCTGAGCCAAACTCCGAATACCAACATAACTATCTCGGCAGTCAGTCCGCGGGGGATAAGCTTCGCGGTCGAGAGGGAAACAACCCAGACTATCGGCTAAGGTCCCGAAGTCGTACTCAGTCACTAAGGAAGTTGAATTGCTGTGACAACCAGGATGTTGGCTTAGAAGCAGCCATCATTTAAAAAGTGCGTAACAGCTTACTGGTCGAGCAGTTCTGCGCCAATAATGAACGGGAGTAAGTACGACACCGAAGCCATAGATTTGCCTTCGGGCAAGTGGTAGGAGAGCGCTGTTGGTCAGATACGAGCCGTACCGTAAGGAGCGGTGGTGGGGCCAACAGGTGATTATGCCGGAATGAGTAACGATAAAGCAGGTGAGAATCCTGCTCGCCGAAAGCCTAAGGTTTCCTGGGGAAGGTAATTCCGCCCAGGGTTAGCCGGTTCCTAAGACGAGGCCGAAAGGCGTAGTCGATGGACAGCAGGTTAATATTCCTGCGCCGCTCGTGTGGACCAAGTGAGGGACGGCGTCCCGATGGTGAGGGCACGATTAGAAATGTGCCTGGCCGCAAGGCTAACCCCGTTTACGTTGGGTATGTCATCTGAAAGACGTCCAAGAAAAGCTCATGAGGGTTGAAGCACGGCGACCGTACTAAAACTGACACAGGTAGGCGAGACGAGTAGTCTAAGGCGCTCGGGAGAACACTGGTTAAGGAACTCTGCAAAATGATCCCGTAAGTTCGCGATAAGGGATGCCAGTTTCGGCTGGCCACAGTAAATCGGTTCCTCCGACTGTTTATCAAAAACACAGGTCTCTGCTAACACGTAAGTGGACGTATAGAGACTGACGCCTGCCCGGTGCTGGTAGGTTAAGGTAGGAAGTTAGTTCATTAGAGCGAAGCCTTCGACCGAAGCCCCAGTAAACGGCGGCCGTAACTATGACGGTCCTAAGGTAGCGAAGTTCCTTGTCGGGTAAGTTCCGACCTGCATGAAAGGCGTAACGAGAGGAATACTGTCTCAACCAGTGACCCGGTGAAATTGTAGTCGTGGTGAAGATGCCACGTTCCCGCAGCTAGACGGAAAGACCCCGTGAACCTTTACTGTAGGCTGATATTGGGCTGTGCTATGTACTGTGTAGGATAGGTGGGAGGCTTTGATCCCCGGTCGCTAGATCGGGGGGAGCCGTTGGTGAAATACCACCCTGTTCATGGCTTAGTTCTAACGCTGATTCCTGTGAAGCCAGGCAGCGGACAGTGTCAGTTGGGCAGTTTGACTGGGGCGGTCTCCTCCCAAAGAGTAACGGAGGAGCCCAATAGGTACCCTCAGCGTGGTTGGCAATCACGCATCGAGCGTAAAGGTAGAAGGGTGCTAAACTGCGAGACTTATCAGTCGAGCAGGTACGAAAGTAGGGCTTAGTGATCCGGTGGTCCCGAATGGAAGGGCCATCGCTCAACAGATAAAAGGTACTCCGGGGATAACAGGCTTATCGCTCCCGAGCGTCCATAGCGGCGGAGCGGTTTGGCACCTCGATGTCGGCTCATCACATCCTGGGGGTGAAGAAGCTCCCAAGGGTTTGGCTGTTCGCCAATGAAAGTGGTACGTGAGCTGGGTTCAGACCGTCGTGAGACAGGTCGGTCCCTATCTACTGTGGGCGTACGAGACTTGAGGAGGTTCATCTTTAGTACGAGAGGATTTGGATGGACGTCCCTCTGGTGTGCCAGTTGTCGCGCTAGCGGCACGGCTGGATAGCTAAGGACGGAAAGGATAAACGCTGAAGGCATCTAAGCGTGAAGCCCGCTCCAAGATTAGGTCTCGTTGGGCAATGCCCGAAAGTCCCCTGGAAGACGACCAGGTTGATAGGCCGGATGTGTAAGCGTAGTAATACGTTCAGCTAACCGGTACTAATGGACGAACGCTTGGCTACATTTATCCAAAGCTCTTGAGTCTGAGGGCCGCGGAACAACGTTCCGCGGACGCCACTCTTGCAATACCAAATTAAGCCTGGGCGGGCTTCGCCGCCCCCCAGGTTTCTTCTGGCGACCATATCTGGACGGAAACACCTGTTCCCATTCCGAACACAGTAGTTAAGCTTCCAGAGCCGATGATAGTGCCTACCAGTGCGAAAGTAGGTATCGCCAGGTTTTTTAGCCCTGCTTGGGCTCAAACCCAAGCAGGGCTTTTTTGTGCGCTGGTCCTAAGCGGACCACCCGGCAGCTCCGCGTCCAGGTCAGCATATTGCTTGATGAACCGGGGCGGGCTGGACAGAATGGCGTGATCAGGCGTTCGTTGATGTTCTGCCGGGACGGGGCGACGCAAAACTACAGTGCGGATCGGGGTTCGTTCAGGGAGCCCGACCGATTCTTGGGCCGGATGGACGGCTCGCGTCGCTGGAGCGCAACTGGATGGACGAGCGCCTGGACCGAATCGCCAGCATGGCGAATCAGATCGCCTATGAGGGCAGGGACCTCGATGAGTACATCGACGGCGCGCCCCACATCAAGCACGAGAGCCTCCGTGAACTCTACGGGAGGCTGGTGCTCGAGGTTTTTGATGCGGCCAAAGAGTCAACCGATTCGCCGGTGGTCGCCGACTTGGGCGCAGGCGAGGGCGGCGTAACGCTGCCCTTCCTTGAGTTGGGGGCGCAGGTCGTAGCGGTCGACATCTCCTCCTCGCAGCTGGCGGCGCTCAAGAGCAAAGCCCAGGGACGCAGCGACCAGCTCGACGCACGCTGCCAAGACATCCACGACTTCCTCAAGGAGGAGGACGCGTCCTACGATATCGTGGCGGTCAACGCGTTCCTGCACCACATCCCCGACTACCTGTCGTTGATCCGCCGCGCGGTGTCCCTGCTAAAGCCGGGCGGGGTTTTCTTCTCTTTCCAGGACCCGTTGCGGTACGACACCGTTGGGTTTGCGAACCGCGCTCTGACCGACACCGGATACTTCTTCTGGCGGCTTTCGGGTGGGGCCAAGGGTGACGTCCTCGGCGGGATCTACCGCAGGGCACGCCGCAAGTTTGGCGTCTACCACGATGACTCAAAGAGCGACAACGCGGAGTACCACGTTGTGCGGAACGGGGTCGACCAGGAAGCGATTGCGAACCTGCTAGTCGAACTCGGCTGCGAGTGTAGGGTGGTTCGCTACTACAGCTCGCAGAACACGCTCTTTCAAAAGCTGGGCGAGAAGCTCGGCTTGGAGAACGTGTTCGGCGTGGTCGCCAAGCGGCCGCGGTGATCGGGGCCGGCGGCTTACCGCCAAGATGGCCGCATCGGACGATCGCCCCAACGACGCTCGCACCGCCGATTCGTTGCGTCGCGCTGGCTGGCTGTGCGCCCGGTTGTCGCGGACGCTGTCCCTACCGCCGCCCTGCGTCAATGACGAGGACCGACGGGGCCCGGCTTCGCGAGAGCTGAAGCGGGTGCTCTGCAGTGTGACATTTCTCCTTGGCGGGCTGCAGGGCTTCAACTCAAGCAACTTCGCCAAGCTGACGGGTACGGTTGAGGTCTGCCATGCGCGTTTCGAGGGGCCTTCTGGCTCAGATTAGTACGACACCGGAGGGCTGACTGGCGGGCGAACCGGCCCGCCGCGGGTGATATCCAGGCGCTGGCCAGAAATCGTGGGAAGAAACCAGTCGGGGAGCGTCTTGTTAGTGACGCACCTCCCGACGGGTTTCCATGGCCGACGAACAGCACCTGCGGTTCTCACGACTGCTCGACCAGCACGGCGCCGCTCTGGTGCTGTACGCCCGGCAGTGGCCGTGCGACGCCGAGGACGTCGTGCAGGACGCGCTCGTTTCGTTGATGCGGCAGTCGCCGCCGCCCGAGAACCCGGCCAGGTGGCTGTACCGCGTCGTGCGGAACGGCGCGATCGACGCCTCCCGCCGACAAGCGGTCCGCGCGTCGCACGAACGCAAGGGCGGCAAACTGCGGGACGCGTGGTTCGAGTCGAATCTCGAAACGCCGCTGGACGCGGCCGACGCCCAGCGGGCGCTCGCCGCCCTTCCGCTGGAGCTGCGGGAGGTAGTGGTGCTGAGGATCTGGGGCGGCCACACGCTCGCGGAGATCGGCAAGCTCACCGGCTGCTCGTCGAGCACGGCCCACCGAAACTACAACGCGGCGCTCGCCGAACTACGCAAACATTGGAGCCTGGGATGTCCGAACGTAGACCGCTGAAGGGCTCAGAGCCCGATCCGATCGAGTCGATGCTGCTTTCGTTGAAGCCGAGCGCAGCCGCTCTGGACCGTGAGCACGCCTGCTACCTTGCTGGCTACGCGGCCGCGGAAGCCCGCTTGGACGCTGCGGCCCCGCTCCCGTTCGGCCGCAGGGCAGCTTGGCCCGCAGCGTTCGGCGGCATGACGACTATGGCCGCGCTGTTTCTGATGATGCTGGTCGGCGGCGGCAGCGACCGCATCACGCCGCACGGAGCGAATTCCACAACGGCGCAACCACCGATCAGCCGCCTGGTCGATCCTCACCGCCTTTCCGTTGCTTCCGTCCACCGCGACGTGCGCCGGGTAGCAGAGCCTGCCCCCGTGCGCCCCAGTCAAGCATCTTCTCCGGCGGAGGGCGGTCGTCGTGTCGTGCCGCTCAGCGCCCCGCTGACGCCTGTCTCGTGGCGCGAACTGCGAGAGATCTGATTGTCGTCTTTGAATCGAACAAGGAGCGTCGCCATGGCGAACCCCATCAGGGCAATCGAGATGCTAGGGCTGCTGGCCGTCACAGTGCTGTGTGCGCCAGCTTGTGTAATGGCCGAACCGCCTGCGCAGGCAATCAGAATCACCCTACACCCTCAGGAAGAGTCCCAACCCGCCTTCCGGTACCGGCTCTTGCCCGGCTACCTCCAGCGCACGCCCGGCAATGCCGCCGTGTTCTACGGCAAGGTAAAGGCTGAGGAGAACGTGTTCTTTGGGGACAGCGAGCTTCATGAGGTGTACCACGGCTGGATCGAGGCGCCGCTCGACGACCTGCGCAACGGGCAGGCGGGGATGGCGATGGTCGATGGCCACATCCTGGACGACCTGCGCCGCGCCGCCAATTGTGACTACTGCGATTGGCAGCTTCCCATCCGCACGGAGTCGCCGTTCTACACCCTCATGCTCCCAGAGGTGCAGGAGTCGCGGGAGTTTGCGAGGATTCTCGCGGCCAAGGCCAGGATCCACATCGCCAACCGAGAATTCGAAGAGGCGATTAACACGCTGCAGATAGGGTACGCCGGCGGTTTGAACGTGGCGCAGAGCCGCACCTTTGTGAGCGCACTGGTGGGAATCGCCTGGTCGGAGCTGATGAACTCGCAGGTAGAAACCCTGGTCCAGCAGCCGGACGCACCGAACCTCTACTGGGCGCTTACGACGTTGCCGACACCGCTGTTCAACGTGCGCGACGCGATTGATGTCGAGGCCGGCGGCGTCGAGCTCTCGATCCCTGGTTTTGCTGACCTCGACTCAGCCGCACGCACCGATGAGCAGTGGCAAGAGTTCTACCTTGACGCTTGCACGCGGCTGCTCGAATGGATCTCGTCGCAGGAATCCGACCCGGTCCCGACCCGCGAGGCGCTCGCGGATCGATGCCGGCAGCAAGACAGCGTGACCCGTCGGCGGCTAGTCGAGTACGGCCTGGAGCAAGAACGCGTGGACGAGATGACGGTGTTCGAGGCCGCTTTGCATCGCACCCTGTGGGACTACCGCCGGCTGCACCAGGATGTCCTGAAGTACCTATTCGTCCCCTACCCGCAGGCGGTGCGGGGGTTCGATCGGACGGTCGCGTCTGCCGGCCGTCCGGAGGCGGAGCTCGCGCCGATTGCCAAAAACCTCGTGATCGGGGTCGTTTGGGTCAAGCGGGCTTTGACGCGAGCTGATCGGGAGATTGCCGTGCTCAGGGTCTTCGAGGCCCTCCGCATCCACGCGGCGCGCAACGGCGGGGCGCTGCCTGAATCACTCGATGAGGTAACCGCCGTGCCGATCCCGTCCGACCCGGTCACCGGCAGTCCGTTCGAGTACCGGCTAGAGCAGGGCAGGGCGGTGTTGACCGGCCCTCCGCTGCCCAACTCGCCGCTGAACTACGAGATTGTGATGGCGGAAGACTGACTTGAGGGTCAGGGCGGCGGCGCCCCCAGGGCGGCGCGCAGGGCCGCCTGCGTTGGCGGGTGGGGTTTGAAGGAACCGGGCCGGTGCCCTTCGGCGATTCGCATCGGCGTCCAGCCGGACTTGTTCTTGTGGTTCCACCGCTGTGGGTCGGCGTCGTGCTTGGCGAGCAGCTCGACAACGCGTGGGAAGTTGCGGTACGCGGCGCCGTGCATAGCGGTTTCTCGGTTGTCGTCGATGGTGTTCACCTCAGCACCGAGCGCCAGCAGGTAATCGAGCGTCTCCAAAACCTCGGGTTCGGCGCCCGCCTCCTCGCCCACCCCCTGCACACCGACGCCGGCGCACGCCATCAGCGGGG
This portion of the Posidoniimonas corsicana genome encodes:
- a CDS encoding two-component system sensor histidine kinase NtrB, yielding MCSQVLPQSVCGEWTPRDPWERALGASSDGLWEWRPNGETWCAPQFWRLLGYSVADTAAGRDFTRLLHPSDRLPVAEQLHECCEAGRPFDMQFRLQAQSGEFLWVRAQAAAYRDDEGRSYSVAGSIKDITGYRATAEALRDREKRFYRRQRLDALDCLAGGIAHEFNNLMQAVRGYIECASRSLPPESDAAQDLAKALLAVGHSTELTGRLLNFAGSEEQDEHLVDVGAVVAAVTELVRPIIGSGIVLTCRTCEEPLTVLADETALRQALLNLSINARDAMDGVGELTIEFHPFWLAAEHGATVGELKPGGYARILVTDTGVGVPSHLVEKIFQPFFSTKEVGKGSGLGLPSVLGAVEAFGGHVELHTTPNVGTTFAIYLPLIKGTEVDRSPETRPNRRVLLAAPESPFRESTRRMLESIGCRVTCSDGIAAAREVLGVRPDTFDLLLADVDARTAALRDELAGLKAVAPSLPCVVTAGVRHVVKQDLADMDDINVLQKPLDAAALAAGLAAAMRYDPMATE
- a CDS encoding class I SAM-dependent methyltransferase — its product is MDERLDRIASMANQIAYEGRDLDEYIDGAPHIKHESLRELYGRLVLEVFDAAKESTDSPVVADLGAGEGGVTLPFLELGAQVVAVDISSSQLAALKSKAQGRSDQLDARCQDIHDFLKEEDASYDIVAVNAFLHHIPDYLSLIRRAVSLLKPGGVFFSFQDPLRYDTVGFANRALTDTGYFFWRLSGGAKGDVLGGIYRRARRKFGVYHDDSKSDNAEYHVVRNGVDQEAIANLLVELGCECRVVRYYSSQNTLFQKLGEKLGLENVFGVVAKRPR
- a CDS encoding diguanylate cyclase domain-containing protein, which translates into the protein MAASSPLPWMLINLLFACLAIGIGFVAGAFFFGGKKRPGDDDQGNAQEVALEKRLALERALLATGQLHDIATGVASDVGKHSRCVEQISRDLRAAEDAHGVVDQSIVTTALTRIVSANDMLQKKLEKAEKQIKAQAAEIAIHESEARTDSLTSLANRRAFDDELKRRFAEWERKQTPFCLVILDVDHFKNFNDTHGHQAGDEVLKRVAAAMRKSTRTMDIPCRYGGEEFAIVLPATSLHDAMALSERVRTEIEGGVLEHEGKNLKVTASIGVAQISQGDDAKRILRRADDALYISKDEGRNRGYVNIEGECYAVLDRMAQEKEKKEKAAEKPAVGHLLDQLPSRTVFVNQLMQRVAESQRSGTPLSVLVVGLDGAGEIQANYGENASRCLLDSVAQFLISTLREMDTVCMLAADRFGVLLPNTTAADAEVIARRANSALSLCAVPVGDQNLTLDARFTYTTVQELETATQLLSRAESALADVTDQDEPLLV
- a CDS encoding RNA polymerase sigma factor, whose protein sequence is MADEQHLRFSRLLDQHGAALVLYARQWPCDAEDVVQDALVSLMRQSPPPENPARWLYRVVRNGAIDASRRQAVRASHERKGGKLRDAWFESNLETPLDAADAQRALAALPLELREVVVLRIWGGHTLAEIGKLTGCSSSTAHRNYNAALAELRKHWSLGCPNVDR